One genomic window of Centropristis striata isolate RG_2023a ecotype Rhode Island chromosome 20, C.striata_1.0, whole genome shotgun sequence includes the following:
- the pex13 gene encoding peroxisome biogenesis factor 13, translated as MMDSQPPQKPWERRIPGAMSAPINYRSSNFAPAVAGPSTSLGPPVLTRMSPPVPPRPVGQSSYRPSYSSFSSPYSPYGSSMYGGYSPYSYGGGGGYGMGGYNRFSHNEEVSPSRFVQQAEESSRGAFQSIESIVQAFASVSMMLDATFSAVYNSFRAVLDVANHLTRLRAHFTRVLSAFALVRTLRYLYRRLQRLLGRRSDTEADDLWADSATDDLATAGPRGDAAGAEGQSVKSWPVFLFFAVVLGGPYLIWKLLSSSPDSEENATNWASGEDDHVVARAEYDFSAASEEEISLRAGDMLNLAPKEQQPRVRGWLLASVDGQTTGLVPANYVKVLGKRRGLKHAEMERLAQVQQGSTQVSQATLAAHPQSDPAPGLGSASTSVSSESLLESVYRETPVSFSVGPPDSSLPSSTVLNIPEKTDL; from the exons atgatgGATTCACAGCCTCCACAAAAGCCATGGGAAAGGCGGATTCCAGGGGCAATGAGTGCGCCTATAAATTACAG ATCTTCAAACTTTGCACCGGCAGTGGCGGGCCCCTCCACCTCTCTAGGCCCTCCTGTCCTGACCAGAATGTCGCCCCCAGTGCCCCCTCGTCCCGTCGGGCAGTCTTCTTACCGTCCATCCTacagctccttctcctccccttACAGCCCCTATGGGAGCTCCATGTATGGGGGCTACAGCCCCTACAGCtatggtggcggtggcggttaCGGCATGGGAGGCTACAACCGCTTCTCCCACAACGAAGAGGTTTCCCCCAGCCGGTTCGTGCAGCAGGCAGAGGAGAGCAGTCGCGGTGCCTTCCAGTCCATCGAGAGCATCGTCCAGGCCTTCGCCTCCGTCAGTATGATGCTGGACGCCACCTTTTCAGCAGTTTATAACAGTTTCCGCGCTGTGCTGGACGTAGCCAACCACCTAACACGGCTGCGTGCACACTTCACTAGAGTTTTGTCAGCTTTTGCTCTGGTACGCACCCTGCGCTACCTCTACCGACGGTTACAGAGGCTGCTGGGGCGAAGATCAGACACCGAGGCTGACGACTTGTGGGCAGACAGCGCCACTGATGACCTGGCAACAGCTGGACCCAGAGGGGACGCAGCAGGGGCCGAGGGCCAGTCTGTGAAGTCCTGGCCagtctttctgttttttgctgTAGTGTTGGGGGGACCCTACCTTATCTGGAAACTGCTGAGCTCCAGCCCTGATTCTGAAGAAAATG CCACTAACTGGGCCAGCGGGGAGGATGATCATGTAGTAGCCAGAGCAGAGTACGACTTCTCAGCTGCATCTGAGGAGGAGATTTCTCTTCGGGCTGGAGACATGCTCAACCTGGCCCCTAAAG AGCAACAGCCCAGGGTTCGGGGCTGGCTGCTGGCCAGCGTGGATGGCCAGACCACTGGACTTGTCCCAGCAAACTACGTCAAGGTCCTGGGCAAGAGGAGAGGCCTCAAGCACGCAGAGATGGAGAGGCTAGCTCAGGTCCAGCAAGGGAGCACACAGGTCTCCCAGGCAACCCTTGCTGCACACCCACAGTCAGATCCTGCCCCAGGTCTCGGTTCAGCCTCCACTTCAGTTTCCTCAGAGTCACTGCTGGAGTCAGTGTACAGAGAAACACCAGTGTCCTTCAGCGTGGGACCACCTGACTCCAGTTTGCCCTCCAGCACAGTGCTAAACATCCCTGAAAAGACTGACCTGTGA